From Fibrobacter sp. UWT2, the proteins below share one genomic window:
- a CDS encoding ABC transporter ATP-binding protein, producing MEDVHLAYRDLAGAMFSKPRILGYFRRIETDPQKELFSNVNLTVKRGETICIGGPSGQGKSALLRVIAGLTRPTRGNIYYFGEFIPPEKLTALEVAKRKVGMVFQNGALISNLRVRDNIALPQRYHKMGTPAEIEEKVNMAMDLMRVRDEADLFPHMLSMGMQKRVAIARSWAMDPKLLLMDEPTAGLDNYNRRNLLPLIDNMRTLFKTTIIIVTHDLMISKELGCNICFLHRKTLTEPKPFDYWLNSDSEISRELFRDLRNSG from the coding sequence ATGGAAGATGTCCACCTTGCCTACAGGGATCTCGCAGGAGCGATGTTCTCTAAGCCGAGGATTTTAGGGTATTTCAGACGCATTGAAACAGACCCGCAAAAAGAACTGTTCTCGAACGTGAACCTTACGGTAAAACGCGGCGAAACCATTTGCATTGGCGGACCTTCCGGTCAAGGAAAAAGTGCCCTTCTCAGAGTCATTGCAGGGCTTACACGCCCCACCCGCGGAAACATTTACTACTTCGGCGAATTCATTCCGCCCGAAAAGCTGACGGCTTTGGAAGTCGCCAAGCGCAAAGTGGGAATGGTTTTCCAAAACGGAGCCTTGATTTCTAACTTGCGCGTCCGCGACAACATCGCCTTGCCGCAGCGTTACCACAAGATGGGAACGCCCGCCGAAATCGAAGAAAAAGTCAACATGGCCATGGACTTGATGCGTGTGCGCGACGAAGCCGACTTGTTCCCCCACATGCTCAGTATGGGCATGCAGAAGCGCGTCGCCATCGCCCGAAGCTGGGCCATGGACCCGAAGCTTTTGCTGATGGACGAACCCACCGCAGGTCTTGACAACTACAACCGCCGTAACTTGCTGCCGTTGATTGACAACATGCGTACGCTGTTTAAAACGACAATCATTATCGTGACCCACGACTTGATGATTTCTAAAGAACTCGGCTGCAACATTTGCTTCTTGCATCGCAAGACCTTGACGGAGCCCAAGCCTTTCGATTACTGGCTCAACTCCGATAGCGAAATTTCTAGAGAACTGTTCCGCGACCTCCGCAACAGCGGCTAA
- the pyrC gene encoding dihydroorotase produces the protein MFLPLPDDFHAHLRQGDLMPGYVRDLVQQFGRAIIMPNTVPAMTSAKAIADYKAQILEAAKAVRADFVPLMTFKLNPNYTEQDLKDMMAVGVVAGKYYPAGVTTNSADGISDFEGIFPVVAMMEKLGLVLCVHGEEPGEFCLDREPAFIKRVETLSAKFPKLKIVFEHLSSAKSVEAVKRLPANVAATFTVHHLMMTLDDIVGDALRPHHFCKPLPKRPEDRAAIREAAFSGNPKFFLGTDSAPHQLGKKECPCGAAGVYSAPVAIPLLVQEFERAGHLDKLPNFIAGFGADFYGLPRTTKQIEVVREKWTVPAIVNGVVPLAAGQELDWKLA, from the coding sequence ATGTTCCTTCCTTTACCTGACGACTTTCATGCCCATTTGCGCCAGGGCGATTTGATGCCCGGCTACGTCCGTGACTTGGTTCAACAATTTGGCCGCGCCATCATTATGCCGAACACCGTGCCCGCGATGACAAGCGCGAAGGCGATTGCCGATTACAAGGCGCAGATCTTGGAAGCGGCAAAGGCCGTGCGCGCGGACTTCGTTCCTCTCATGACGTTCAAGCTGAATCCGAATTATACGGAACAGGATTTGAAGGACATGATGGCCGTGGGCGTCGTAGCAGGTAAGTATTACCCCGCCGGCGTCACCACCAACAGCGCCGACGGCATCAGCGATTTCGAAGGAATCTTCCCCGTTGTCGCCATGATGGAAAAGTTAGGATTGGTACTTTGCGTACACGGCGAGGAACCGGGCGAATTCTGCCTGGACCGCGAACCCGCCTTTATCAAGCGTGTAGAAACTTTGTCTGCAAAGTTCCCAAAACTGAAAATCGTCTTTGAACACTTGAGCTCGGCGAAGTCGGTCGAGGCAGTGAAGCGACTCCCTGCAAACGTGGCCGCCACCTTTACGGTACACCACCTGATGATGACTCTCGACGATATCGTCGGGGACGCCTTACGGCCGCACCACTTTTGCAAGCCGCTGCCGAAGCGGCCTGAAGACCGTGCCGCCATCCGCGAAGCCGCCTTCAGCGGCAATCCCAAGTTCTTCCTCGGCACGGACTCTGCCCCGCACCAGCTGGGCAAAAAGGAATGTCCGTGCGGGGCAGCGGGCGTCTACAGCGCACCGGTCGCCATCCCCCTCCTGGTTCAAGAATTCGAAAGGGCTGGCCACCTCGACAAGCTCCCGAATTTTATAGCCGGCTTCGGCGCCGACTTTTACGGCCTTCCGCGCACGACAAAGCAGATTGAAGTCGTCCGCGAAAAATGGACCGTACCCGCCATCGTGAATGGCGTGGTCCCGCTCGCCGCCGGTCAGGAACTCGACTGGAAGCTCGCATAA